One Thermodesulfobacteriota bacterium genomic region harbors:
- a CDS encoding sigma 54-interacting transcriptional regulator encodes MSLQADQGARILVIDDEENLRLTFERFLELAGYGEVTGVGTFEAALAAVRQQEFDLIISDIVLEGASGIDFLRQVREDGRRCPVVMITGYPNIETATEAVRLGAFDYLPKPVKKDALLRVAGRALEQWALQKEKERFEEEKERSRYFQETILRSVRELIITLDPDLKVVDMNDMARDWCKAFLPELGAGISLATLAQPVAQALMRDALRVLKDREEVGEHRLEWLRMDGSRGILSVTAARLQDHLGRFLGVVLTARDVTHLEDLGERGRRSSFHRLVGASVAMQRIYALVENVGQVDTTVLITGESGTGKELVAEALHNESPRRSRPLVKVDCTAIPEDLLESELFGHKKGAFTGAERDRLGRILQADGGTLFLDEIGDISARMQLRLLRFLQERTFYPVGRDQPIHVDVRVIAATNADLKQRVRDGAFREDLYFRLRVVDIMLPPLRERQGDIPLLVQHFLQRFNARMDKGISGVSDQALAALEAYSWPGNVRELEHVMERAYVLCPGSTITVEHLLADVVAGAGPAATAGRLAAGAPQGGAAAFPGEEATADDGDEVGRILRALRKAGGNKAKAARLLGIDRSTLYRKILAHNIDTEVDEPLP; translated from the coding sequence ATGAGCCTGCAGGCCGATCAGGGAGCACGCATCCTGGTCATCGACGATGAGGAAAACCTGCGATTGACCTTCGAGCGCTTCCTGGAGCTGGCCGGCTACGGAGAGGTCACCGGGGTGGGCACCTTCGAGGCCGCTTTGGCTGCGGTGCGGCAGCAGGAATTCGACCTCATCATCAGCGACATCGTGCTGGAAGGGGCCTCGGGAATCGATTTTCTGCGCCAAGTGCGGGAAGACGGCCGCCGCTGCCCGGTGGTGATGATCACCGGCTACCCGAACATCGAGACCGCCACCGAGGCGGTGCGCCTCGGCGCCTTCGACTATCTGCCCAAGCCGGTGAAGAAGGATGCCCTGCTGCGGGTGGCTGGCCGCGCCTTGGAACAATGGGCGCTGCAGAAGGAAAAAGAGCGCTTTGAGGAGGAGAAGGAGCGCAGCCGCTACTTTCAGGAAACGATCCTGCGCTCTGTCCGGGAGCTGATCATCACCCTGGATCCTGACCTCAAGGTCGTGGACATGAACGACATGGCCCGGGACTGGTGCAAGGCCTTCCTGCCGGAGCTGGGGGCAGGCATCAGCCTGGCGACCCTGGCGCAGCCGGTAGCCCAGGCCCTGATGCGGGATGCGCTGCGGGTGCTCAAGGACCGGGAGGAGGTCGGGGAGCACCGCCTGGAATGGCTGCGGATGGATGGCAGCCGGGGCATCCTCAGCGTGACCGCGGCCCGCCTGCAGGATCACCTGGGTCGTTTTCTCGGCGTGGTTCTTACCGCCCGGGACGTCACCCATCTGGAGGACCTGGGCGAGCGGGGGCGCCGTTCCAGCTTCCACCGGCTGGTCGGGGCAAGCGTGGCCATGCAGCGGATCTATGCCCTGGTCGAAAATGTCGGCCAGGTGGATACCACGGTGCTCATCACCGGCGAGAGCGGCACCGGCAAGGAGCTGGTGGCCGAGGCCCTTCACAACGAGAGTCCGCGCCGGAGTCGGCCCCTGGTAAAGGTGGACTGTACCGCCATTCCGGAGGACCTGTTGGAGAGCGAGCTCTTTGGTCACAAGAAGGGCGCCTTCACCGGTGCCGAGCGGGACCGGCTGGGACGCATCCTGCAGGCGGACGGTGGCACCTTGTTCCTGGACGAGATCGGCGACATCTCGGCCCGGATGCAGCTCCGGCTGCTCCGTTTTCTGCAGGAGCGCACCTTCTACCCAGTGGGCCGGGATCAGCCCATCCACGTGGATGTGCGGGTCATTGCGGCCACCAACGCTGACCTCAAGCAGCGGGTCCGGGATGGCGCTTTCCGGGAAGATCTTTACTTCCGCTTGCGGGTGGTGGACATCATGCTTCCGCCCCTGCGGGAGCGTCAGGGCGATATTCCGCTTCTCGTCCAGCACTTCTTGCAGCGCTTCAACGCGCGGATGGACAAGGGGATCAGTGGGGTGTCCGACCAGGCCCTGGCAGCGTTGGAGGCCTATTCCTGGCCGGGCAACGTCCGGGAGCTGGAGCACGTCATGGAGAGGGCCTACGTGCTGTGCCCGGGCAGCACCATCACCGTGGAGCACCTCCTGGCCGACGTGGTGGCAGGAGCCGGTCCGGCGGCCACCGCTGGCCGCCTTGCGGCGGGCGCGCCGCAGGGCGGGGCGGCAGCCTTCCCCGGGGAAGAGGCGACGGCGGACGACGGGGACGAGGTGGGGCGCATCCTGCGGGCGCTCCGAAAAGCGGGCGGCAACAAGGCCAAGGCGGCACGCCTCCTGGGTATCGATCGCAGCACCCTGTACCGCAAGATTCTGGCCCACAACATCGACACAGAGGTTGACGAACCCCTTCCCTGA
- a CDS encoding 4Fe-4S dicluster domain-containing protein produces the protein MPRSVIPKLPRSSQAGPPPALLDRRAFLRLGLVVTGTLCGGGILGLTTARPAQAAFRLHPAGPLGSHPYSPHHAMVVRLDRCIGCERCVEVCAATNNVPAYGFRIAVLARALQDTDQDRPREFLPTLCNHCNKPPCTRACPSKATYKDKKTGIVLVEGQRCIGCRACVAACPYNARYMKDETGTVDKCDFCFHSRLVRRKPVACAEACPAAALVFGDIKDSESEAHRLLHAPGQTIWVLRPELGTLPHVFYIRG, from the coding sequence ATGCCACGATCCGTCATTCCCAAGCTTCCCCGTTCCTCCCAGGCCGGCCCGCCGCCAGCCCTGCTCGACCGTCGTGCCTTCCTGCGCCTGGGGCTGGTGGTCACCGGCACCCTTTGCGGAGGCGGCATCCTCGGTCTAACCACGGCACGGCCAGCGCAGGCAGCCTTCCGGCTGCACCCCGCCGGGCCCCTGGGTAGCCATCCCTATTCGCCCCATCATGCCATGGTGGTGCGCCTGGACCGCTGCATCGGCTGCGAGCGGTGTGTGGAGGTTTGCGCAGCCACCAACAACGTGCCGGCGTACGGCTTCCGGATCGCGGTACTCGCCCGGGCCTTGCAGGACACTGATCAGGACCGGCCGCGGGAGTTCTTGCCCACCCTGTGCAACCACTGCAACAAGCCGCCCTGCACCCGGGCCTGCCCCTCCAAGGCCACCTACAAGGACAAGAAGACCGGCATCGTGCTGGTGGAAGGCCAACGGTGCATCGGCTGCCGGGCCTGCGTGGCGGCCTGCCCCTACAACGCCCGCTACATGAAAGACGAGACAGGCACGGTGGACAAGTGTGACTTCTGTTTCCACTCCCGCCTGGTTCGACGCAAGCCCGTGGCCTGCGCCGAGGCCTGCCCGGCCGCCGCCCTGGTCTTCGGTGACATCAAGGACTCGGAGAGCGAAGCCCATCGCCTGCTCCACGCGCCTGGCCAGACGATCTGGGTGCTGCGACCTGAGCTGGGCACCCTGCCCCATGTCTTTTACATCCGTGGCTGA